One window of Nicotiana tomentosiformis chromosome 11, ASM39032v3, whole genome shotgun sequence genomic DNA carries:
- the LOC104107314 gene encoding uncharacterized protein, with protein sequence MILERRKVNIACIQETRWVGSRARDVDEYKLWYSGVLKGKNGVGILVYRDLRESVVEVRCVNDRLTTIKLMVGECILNVVNAYAPQTGLDGEVKRSFWEGLDEIVRNIPPAESLFIGGEGGEFDEHIGSSAGSCSESFSKREEHLVTFQSTVSKTQIDYILLMRCDRGLCKDFKVIPDETLAAQHRFLVIDVDIMIRRKKRSVRGHPRIRWGALTKDKAQDLEGRLSAMVDDDRLYKEGVKRGVWGLVGLL encoded by the exons ATGATACTCGAGAGGAGGAAGGTAAATATAGCGTGTATCcaggagactaggtgggtaggatCTAGGGCGAGGGATGTGGATGAGTATAAGTTGTGGTACTCTGGAGTCCTGAAGGGCAAGAATGGAGTGGGTATTTTGGTATATAGGGATCTTAGAGAGTCTGTGGTGGAGGTTAGGTGTGTGAATGATAGATTAACAACTATTAAGTTGATGGTTGGTGAGTGTATCCTAAATGTCGTTAACGCTTATGCGCCGCAAACAGGCTTGGATGGTGAGGTTAAAAGGAGCTTCTGGGAGGGGTTGGATGAGATTGTGCGTAATATTCCGCCTGCCGAGAGCTTATTTATTGGAGGGGAAGGAGGGGAATTTGATGAGCATATTGGGTCATCTGCGGGTAGCTGTAGTGAG AGTTTTTCGAAGAGGGAGGAGCATTTGGTTACTTTCCAAAGCACGGTATcgaagactcagattgactataTCCTTCTCATGAGATGTGatagagggttgtgcaaggatttcAAGGTTATCCCGGATGAGACCCTCGCGGCGCAACATAGGTTCTTAGTGATAGACGTCGATATTATGATAAGGAGGAAGAAGAGGTCTGTACGAGGACATCCGAGGATCAGGTGGGGTGCCTTGACTAAGGATAAAGCTCAAGATCTTGAAGGGAGGTTATCGGCTATGGTTGACGACGACAGACTGTATAAGGAAGGCGTCAAGAGAGGTGTTTGGGGTCTTGTCGGGCTACTCTAG